The Peribacillus sp. FSL E2-0218 genome contains a region encoding:
- the pruA gene encoding L-glutamate gamma-semialdehyde dehydrogenase produces the protein MVQPYKHEPFTNFKLEENDKAFQAALNEVANELGKKYPLIINGEKVFTDEVITSVNPANKEEVIGEVSKANKDLAEQAMQAADKTFQTWRKTKAEVRANILFRAAAIVRRRKHYFSALLVKEAGKPWNEADADTAEAIDFMEYYARQMLKLKDGMPVESRPIEHNAFNYVPLGVGVIISPWNFPFAIMAGMTTAALVSGNTVLLKPASTTPVIAAKFIEVLEEAGLPAGVVNFIPGSGAEVGDYLVDHPRTRFISFTGSRDVGIRIYERAAKVHEGQIWLKRVIAEMGGKDTIVVDKEADLELAAQSIVASAFGFSGQKCSACSRTVVVEEVYDQVLNRVIELTKEKTVGEPTDVNNFMGPVIDQAAYDKVMSYVEIGKKEGKVVAGGEGDNSKGFFIQPTIIADVDENARVMKEEIFGPVVAFCKAKDFNHAIEIANNTDYGLTGAVISNNIQHIEQAREDFHVGNLYFNRGCTGAIVGYQPFGGFNMSGTDSKAGGPDYLVLHLQGKTTSETL, from the coding sequence ATGGTCCAACCATATAAACACGAACCATTTACTAATTTTAAACTCGAAGAAAACGATAAAGCTTTTCAAGCGGCATTGAATGAAGTAGCTAATGAGTTAGGGAAGAAATACCCGCTAATCATTAATGGTGAAAAAGTGTTTACTGATGAAGTCATTACCTCTGTAAACCCGGCCAATAAAGAAGAAGTTATCGGAGAAGTTTCCAAAGCGAATAAGGATTTGGCCGAGCAAGCCATGCAAGCGGCAGATAAGACATTCCAGACCTGGAGAAAAACGAAAGCGGAAGTCCGTGCCAATATTTTATTCAGGGCTGCAGCCATCGTTCGCAGAAGAAAACATTATTTCTCGGCGCTATTGGTCAAAGAAGCAGGAAAGCCTTGGAATGAAGCGGATGCAGATACAGCGGAAGCGATCGATTTCATGGAATATTACGCACGGCAAATGCTGAAGCTGAAAGACGGCATGCCAGTGGAAAGCCGTCCGATTGAACACAATGCATTCAATTATGTTCCGCTTGGTGTCGGTGTCATCATTTCACCTTGGAATTTCCCGTTTGCAATCATGGCAGGCATGACGACGGCGGCGCTTGTTTCAGGTAATACAGTTCTATTGAAACCAGCCAGTACAACGCCGGTCATTGCAGCTAAATTCATCGAGGTGTTGGAAGAAGCGGGCTTGCCTGCAGGAGTCGTGAACTTCATTCCAGGAAGCGGTGCCGAAGTGGGCGATTATTTAGTGGATCACCCTCGTACACGTTTCATCAGCTTTACCGGTTCACGTGATGTCGGAATCCGTATTTATGAGCGTGCGGCAAAAGTTCATGAAGGCCAAATCTGGTTGAAACGCGTCATTGCTGAAATGGGCGGTAAAGATACGATCGTTGTCGATAAAGAGGCTGATCTGGAATTGGCGGCACAATCGATTGTCGCTTCTGCATTCGGATTCTCCGGCCAGAAATGTTCGGCTTGTTCACGTACCGTCGTAGTGGAAGAAGTATATGACCAAGTCTTGAATCGTGTCATTGAATTAACGAAAGAGAAAACAGTCGGGGAGCCAACGGATGTAAACAACTTTATGGGCCCGGTCATCGATCAAGCCGCTTATGATAAAGTCATGAGCTATGTTGAAATCGGTAAAAAAGAAGGAAAAGTTGTGGCAGGCGGAGAAGGAGACAATTCAAAAGGTTTCTTCATCCAACCAACGATCATTGCCGATGTGGATGAGAATGCACGCGTCATGAAAGAGGAAATTTTCGGACCAGTCGTTGCGTTCTGTAAGGCAAAAGACTTCAATCATGCCATCGAGATTGCCAATAACACGGATTATGGCTTAACAGGCGCGGTCATCTCCAATAATATTCAACATATCGAACAGGCGCGTGAGGATTTCCACGTAGGTAACTTGTACTTCAATCGCGGCTGTACGGGAGCCATCGTTGGATACCAGCCATTTGGCGGCTTCAATATGTCAGGAACGGATTCCAAAGCGGGCGGTCCTGATTATTTAGTTCTTCACCTTCAAGGAAAAACAACATCTGAAACGCTATAA
- a CDS encoding VOC family protein — MNEQFHQKPVTFVSEVSINVMNLNDAIMFYQDIIGLQLLKKTDRQAVLTTDGKTPLLTLEQPADVIPKEGRTSGLYHFALLLPTRADLAVFLRHLLQTKYPFGAADHAVSEALYITDPDGNGIEIYADRPSVDWKWAAGEVAMGTDPLDGNDLLEESDREWSQLPADTRMGHIHLHVSDLRKTEEFYMQGLGFAVVNRFKGALFISAGGYHHHIGLNTWNGVGVPAPKENSVGLNWYTLVFADEDARNKVTEQLKAIGAAVTENGATYVVADPSGNVIHLVV, encoded by the coding sequence ATGAATGAACAATTTCATCAAAAGCCCGTTACTTTTGTCTCCGAGGTCAGTATAAATGTTATGAATTTGAATGATGCCATCATGTTTTATCAAGATATCATCGGACTTCAACTACTGAAGAAAACGGATAGGCAGGCTGTGTTAACGACGGATGGAAAAACTCCGTTGCTGACCCTAGAACAGCCCGCCGATGTGATTCCAAAGGAAGGGCGGACTTCGGGTTTGTATCACTTTGCCTTGTTGCTGCCGACCCGTGCGGATTTAGCGGTTTTCTTACGTCATTTATTGCAAACGAAATATCCGTTTGGAGCGGCAGATCATGCTGTAAGTGAAGCCTTGTACATTACCGATCCGGATGGAAATGGCATCGAAATCTACGCTGATCGTCCTTCTGTTGATTGGAAATGGGCAGCGGGCGAAGTCGCAATGGGCACGGATCCCTTGGATGGGAATGACCTGCTGGAAGAAAGCGACCGCGAATGGAGCCAATTGCCTGCAGATACGAGAATGGGACACATCCATCTCCACGTATCGGATTTACGAAAGACGGAGGAGTTTTACATGCAAGGACTCGGTTTTGCCGTCGTGAACCGATTCAAAGGGGCGCTTTTCATTTCTGCCGGGGGATATCATCATCATATCGGCTTGAACACATGGAATGGCGTCGGCGTTCCAGCTCCTAAGGAAAATAGTGTCGGCCTAAATTGGTATACGCTCGTGTTTGCAGATGAAGACGCGAGAAACAAAGTAACGGAGCAACTGAAAGCAATCGGTGCTGCAGTGACGGAAAATGGAGCAACTTACGTTGTGGCCGATCCATCAGGAAATGTGATCCATTTAGTCGTCTAA
- a CDS encoding nicotianamine synthase family protein: protein MKAIKWSRNQEKIIHTYVEAYETLRKETDLSPNNAIINRVLSELVSVVSKPLDQHLAAEILNLDEIRSIRCSMLAKLAIAETLMEEHYAQSYVGKVSTLEDFHSFLYWENYKELIKTEMKELQKVKGEIRSFAFVGTGPLPLSPLLLQQELGANMTCLDIDEQAYSLGRRIIQQLDDGKAPSNYVLKDGALHDYGACDLVWIASLVPNKAEILERIFQTQPEAIVAIRSVDGIHQLLYEPVDATKFRNVRCEEVGRTIADSFIINSTIYYTFKQ, encoded by the coding sequence TTGAAAGCGATCAAATGGTCTAGAAACCAAGAAAAAATCATCCATACATATGTGGAGGCTTATGAAACCTTACGGAAAGAAACCGATTTATCTCCTAATAATGCAATCATCAACCGTGTATTATCCGAGCTTGTTTCGGTTGTTTCCAAACCGCTGGACCAGCACTTGGCAGCAGAAATCCTCAATCTCGATGAAATCCGATCGATACGGTGCAGCATGCTTGCTAAGCTGGCCATCGCTGAGACGTTGATGGAGGAGCATTATGCCCAATCATATGTCGGCAAGGTGAGCACCCTGGAGGATTTTCATTCCTTCCTTTATTGGGAGAACTACAAAGAACTGATCAAAACGGAAATGAAAGAATTACAGAAAGTGAAGGGAGAAATCCGTTCCTTTGCCTTTGTTGGTACGGGCCCTTTGCCTTTGAGTCCATTGCTGCTTCAGCAAGAGCTTGGAGCGAACATGACTTGCCTCGATATCGATGAACAAGCCTATTCGCTAGGCAGGCGGATCATTCAGCAGCTGGATGATGGAAAAGCGCCTTCGAATTATGTCTTGAAGGACGGTGCGCTCCATGATTATGGGGCGTGTGATTTAGTCTGGATCGCCAGTCTGGTCCCTAATAAAGCGGAAATCCTGGAGCGGATTTTTCAGACACAACCTGAAGCGATTGTTGCCATCCGATCTGTGGACGGCATTCATCAATTATTATATGAACCCGTTGATGCGACAAAGTTTCGTAATGTGAGGTGTGAAGAAGTCGGAAGAACCATTGCGGATTCTTTCATCATCAACTCAACCATTTATTACACGTTTAAACAATGA
- a CDS encoding ABC transporter ATP-binding protein, with the protein MSLLKVRHLHIMGKQKHIIKGLSFDVREGEWLALVGQSGSGKSLTAMAIGRLLAPNLEAQGEIWYEGKNVLTLSKPAIRRLRGKRIAYIFQDYQSSFTPFLTIGQHFEEYQRTHLDLSKQARRIQAVDALVSVGLDGDIYSRYPFQLSGGQLQRVSISLALLLKPDLLIADEPTTALDSVSSFKILELLSGLQAVTGCAILFITHDLRHVRKYADRIGVMKDGVMIESGDKNQVLNHPEHPYTDRLIHASPSVRKSAIKREGALGCVY; encoded by the coding sequence ATGAGCCTTTTAAAGGTGCGGCATCTACATATCATGGGCAAACAAAAACATATCATCAAAGGTCTTTCGTTTGATGTGCGTGAAGGGGAGTGGCTGGCTCTCGTCGGTCAAAGCGGCAGCGGCAAAAGCCTGACGGCTATGGCGATTGGGCGGCTGCTTGCACCCAACCTCGAGGCTCAGGGGGAAATTTGGTACGAGGGGAAGAATGTATTGACGTTATCAAAGCCAGCCATCAGGAGGCTTCGCGGAAAGCGCATAGCTTATATTTTTCAAGATTACCAAAGTTCATTCACACCGTTCCTTACCATCGGCCAGCATTTCGAAGAATATCAGCGGACACATCTTGACTTGTCCAAACAGGCGCGACGCATTCAAGCTGTCGACGCGCTCGTATCAGTGGGACTGGATGGAGATATCTACAGCAGATATCCCTTTCAATTAAGTGGCGGCCAGCTTCAGCGGGTATCGATTTCATTGGCGCTTTTGCTTAAGCCCGATTTATTGATAGCGGATGAGCCGACTACAGCCTTGGACAGTGTATCCTCTTTTAAAATTTTGGAGCTGTTATCAGGGCTCCAGGCGGTTACCGGATGTGCAATCTTGTTCATCACCCATGATTTACGTCATGTCAGGAAATATGCGGACCGCATAGGGGTGATGAAAGATGGCGTGATGATTGAAAGCGGGGATAAAAACCAGGTCCTCAATCATCCCGAGCATCCTTATACCGATAGGCTGATTCATGCATCGCCATCAGTCAGAAAAAGTGCAATAAAGCGTGAAGGAGCCTTAGGATGCGTTTATTAG
- a CDS encoding MATE family efflux transporter, with protein sequence MNHRSYLALAIPLTISTITTPLLGAVDTAVVGQLPDPAYLGGVAIGTVVFNTLYWLFGFLRVSTSGFAAQALGANDEREGKFAFIRPFILALVVGISFILLQGPIERVALSLMDPDADVRVFAAEYLGIRIWGIPFTLMNYVILGWLMGMAKIKVSLLLQMLMNLMNILLALVFVHVFAMGVSGVAIATLLSEVTAFFVGLFIIWNAFQHRLEMPSLKEMVHASSIKKMMSVNRDLFIRTLCLLTVFNIFTAKGASYGTEVLAANAVLIQIHYMMAYFFDGLANASSILVGKAVGSGDKHLYKKTLFLSLQWGVITSLLMAAGYYLFGDSLLTLFTRIPGVIERAHAYGFWLILFPITASVGIVFYGVFTGATEAAPVRNSMIYSLIAFFGTLYYFVPMYQNHGLWLAFTVFSLGRSVFLALYIPQLSKKIFPKRGVRLESDQMV encoded by the coding sequence GTGAACCATCGATCATATTTGGCTTTGGCCATTCCTCTGACCATCTCGACGATAACGACGCCCCTCCTAGGTGCGGTTGACACCGCCGTTGTGGGGCAGCTGCCCGATCCTGCCTATTTGGGCGGCGTGGCAATCGGTACAGTCGTGTTTAACACTTTATATTGGCTGTTTGGGTTTTTGCGGGTGAGCACGTCGGGATTTGCTGCACAAGCGCTTGGGGCAAACGACGAAAGGGAAGGGAAATTCGCTTTCATAAGGCCCTTCATCTTGGCCTTAGTTGTCGGGATTAGCTTCATATTGCTTCAAGGACCAATTGAACGAGTTGCTCTATCCTTGATGGATCCGGATGCAGACGTCCGCGTATTTGCCGCAGAGTATCTCGGCATCCGAATATGGGGGATTCCTTTCACCTTGATGAATTACGTCATCTTGGGATGGCTGATGGGGATGGCCAAAATCAAGGTTTCATTACTATTGCAGATGCTCATGAACCTCATGAATATACTTTTGGCTCTGGTGTTCGTCCATGTATTCGCAATGGGCGTGTCAGGTGTAGCGATAGCCACGCTGCTCTCGGAAGTGACAGCCTTTTTCGTTGGGTTATTCATTATTTGGAATGCTTTTCAGCATCGATTGGAAATGCCTTCTTTAAAAGAGATGGTCCATGCCTCATCGATTAAGAAAATGATGTCGGTGAATCGTGATTTATTCATCAGAACGCTCTGTTTGCTGACCGTTTTCAATATATTCACGGCAAAGGGCGCCTCGTATGGAACGGAGGTATTGGCTGCCAATGCCGTGCTCATCCAAATCCACTATATGATGGCATACTTTTTTGATGGGTTGGCAAACGCTTCAAGCATTTTGGTCGGGAAAGCGGTCGGTTCGGGAGATAAGCATTTATATAAGAAGACTTTGTTCCTGTCCTTGCAATGGGGAGTGATCACTTCGCTGCTGATGGCCGCCGGTTACTACCTATTCGGTGATTCCCTTCTTACGCTCTTTACACGGATCCCAGGTGTCATTGAAAGGGCACATGCTTATGGATTTTGGTTGATCCTGTTCCCGATCACAGCGAGTGTAGGAATCGTTTTCTATGGTGTTTTTACAGGGGCAACCGAGGCTGCGCCGGTTCGGAATTCGATGATTTACTCCTTGATTGCTTTTTTCGGGACGCTGTATTACTTTGTGCCGATGTATCAAAACCATGGATTATGGCTCGCCTTTACGGTCTTCAGCCTAGGGCGTTCCGTGTTTTTGGCATTGTATATACCGCAGTTAAGCAAAAAAATATTTCCTAAGAGAGGTGTTCGCCTTGAAAGCGATCAAATGGTCTAG
- a CDS encoding dipeptide/oligopeptide/nickel ABC transporter ATP-binding protein: MRLLDIRNIHKTYDSGEEVLRNVNFGIDSKECLGLIGESGCGKSTLARCILGIEPIDQGAISYKGTALHNKSDRLLKPYRKNIQAVLQNPASGLNPKLKVKESLIDPFQQFGDQIEMKHFSYTSEGEFISQLLEMVELPKNLADRYPHELSGGQKQRVTIARAVSTEPSLIILDEPASSLDVLSQASVLALMAELRERLDMSYLFISHDLSAVQEMCQRIMVMKEGEIVDSFKKEQLFSESRHPYTKELISLFE, from the coding sequence ATGCGTTTATTAGACATACGAAATATCCATAAAACATACGATAGTGGAGAGGAAGTACTCAGGAACGTGAATTTTGGCATCGATAGCAAGGAATGCCTAGGCTTAATCGGGGAAAGCGGGTGCGGAAAGAGCACACTTGCGCGGTGCATCCTGGGAATTGAGCCTATTGACCAAGGCGCCATCTCATATAAGGGAACGGCGCTGCATAACAAAAGTGATCGCCTTTTAAAACCATACCGAAAAAACATTCAGGCCGTTTTGCAAAATCCTGCTTCCGGCCTGAATCCGAAACTAAAGGTAAAGGAGTCATTGATCGATCCTTTTCAGCAATTTGGGGATCAGATTGAAATGAAGCATTTTTCGTATACAAGTGAAGGTGAATTTATTTCTCAGTTATTGGAAATGGTGGAACTGCCAAAGAATTTGGCCGATCGTTATCCCCATGAGTTAAGCGGCGGACAAAAGCAACGCGTGACCATCGCCAGGGCCGTCAGCACTGAACCGAGCCTCATTATCCTGGATGAGCCTGCCTCAAGCCTGGACGTTCTCTCACAGGCGTCGGTGCTTGCATTGATGGCGGAGCTGCGTGAAAGGTTGGATATGTCTTACCTGTTCATTTCCCATGATCTCTCGGCTGTACAGGAAATGTGCCAAAGAATCATGGTGATGAAAGAAGGGGAAATCGTGGATTCCTTCAAGAAGGAGCAGCTCTTTTCTGAGAGCCGTCATCCCTATACGAAAGAATTGATTTCACTGTTTGAGTGA
- a CDS encoding DoxX family protein: MDKNTAAQVFLRVILGVTFFIHGIAKFQGGIGNTAGYFDSLGIPGFLAYIVAGIELIGGLAVILGLGTRFVSVLFALILLGAIVTAKLPAGFLGNGQTAGYELDLALLAMSVYLACANRTVLSLDHFFNKKGGVTL; the protein is encoded by the coding sequence ATGGATAAAAATACGGCAGCACAAGTTTTTTTAAGGGTGATTTTAGGTGTTACATTTTTCATTCACGGCATTGCTAAGTTTCAGGGGGGAATAGGCAACACGGCTGGTTATTTCGATAGCCTTGGCATTCCCGGCTTCCTGGCTTACATCGTGGCGGGAATCGAATTGATCGGAGGACTTGCGGTTATACTTGGTTTGGGGACACGATTCGTATCCGTCCTTTTTGCACTCATTTTACTAGGTGCGATTGTCACGGCTAAACTGCCTGCTGGCTTTCTTGGCAACGGACAAACAGCGGGCTACGAGCTCGACTTGGCATTGTTGGCCATGTCTGTCTATCTGGCGTGCGCTAACCGTACAGTTCTTTCTTTAGATCATTTTTTCAATAAAAAAGGGGGAGTGACATTATGA
- a CDS encoding sigma 54-interacting transcriptional regulator — MYLDQIIKIEGFQTILYSLVDVIDIGIHIIDTKGRTIVYNKKMAEIEGMESDEVLGKKIHEIFKFKEETESTLIRALHSGKKTENSKQTYFNNLGQEITTINNTFPIMDQNHHIIGAIEVAKDITNLERIIKDNILNKGDTKYTFDSIIGTSENFLEVIEKSKRSTRTTSSILIVGETGTGKELFAQSIHNGSSRSTHPFISQNCAALPDSLIEGILFGTKKGAFTGSIERPGLFEQAQGGTILLDEINSLNPNLQAKLLRALQERTIRRVGDTKDKKIDVRVIATINEDPIDAIANDHLRKDLYYRLSVVSLFIPPLRERKEDIPLLAQSFIEKFNALFELNIEGISEEVYALFYDYDWPGNVRELEHIIEGAMNLLEPGDIKIWPNHLPALFKKKAHLGEAPAAKNDDHTNREPQESTLSLDDYIANTEKQYLEKVLKEHGMNISQAAKTLNISRQSLQYRLKKYQVK; from the coding sequence ATGTATTTAGACCAAATCATAAAGATAGAAGGTTTCCAAACCATCCTCTACTCCCTTGTGGATGTAATCGATATTGGGATACATATCATTGATACAAAAGGACGGACGATTGTATATAACAAGAAAATGGCTGAAATTGAAGGAATGGAATCTGATGAAGTATTGGGGAAAAAGATACATGAAATTTTTAAATTCAAGGAAGAAACGGAGAGTACATTGATTCGCGCCTTACATTCCGGCAAAAAAACGGAAAACTCGAAGCAAACCTACTTCAATAATCTCGGCCAGGAAATCACGACCATCAATAATACCTTCCCGATAATGGACCAGAACCATCATATTATCGGGGCAATTGAAGTCGCAAAGGATATAACGAATCTGGAAAGAATCATTAAAGATAATATTTTGAATAAGGGAGATACCAAATACACGTTCGACAGCATCATTGGAACGAGCGAGAATTTCCTGGAGGTCATAGAAAAGAGCAAGCGCTCGACCAGGACCACATCCTCGATTCTCATCGTCGGGGAGACGGGAACCGGAAAGGAACTCTTTGCCCAAAGCATCCATAATGGCAGCAGCCGTTCGACACATCCTTTCATTAGCCAAAATTGTGCCGCCCTCCCGGATAGCCTGATTGAAGGAATCCTGTTTGGAACGAAGAAGGGAGCCTTCACGGGTTCCATTGAAAGGCCTGGATTATTCGAGCAAGCACAAGGGGGGACCATCCTTCTCGATGAAATCAACTCCTTAAATCCGAATTTGCAGGCAAAGCTGTTACGGGCCCTTCAGGAAAGGACGATTCGCCGTGTCGGGGATACAAAAGATAAAAAAATCGATGTACGGGTCATTGCGACCATCAATGAAGATCCAATCGATGCCATTGCAAATGATCATTTACGAAAAGATCTATATTACCGCCTAAGCGTCGTATCATTATTCATCCCCCCTCTACGGGAGCGGAAAGAGGACATTCCTTTACTTGCACAATCCTTCATCGAAAAATTCAATGCGTTATTCGAATTGAATATCGAGGGAATAAGCGAAGAGGTCTACGCCCTTTTTTATGATTACGACTGGCCTGGTAACGTCAGGGAGCTTGAGCATATCATCGAGGGTGCCATGAATTTGCTCGAACCCGGCGACATTAAAATCTGGCCCAACCACCTTCCCGCACTATTCAAGAAAAAAGCCCATCTGGGGGAAGCACCTGCCGCTAAAAACGATGACCATACCAATCGGGAGCCACAGGAGTCAACGTTATCTCTGGATGATTATATAGCAAATACCGAAAAGCAATACTTGGAGAAAGTCTTAAAGGAGCATGGGATGAATATCTCCCAAGCGGCCAAAACCCTAAATATCAGCCGCCAAAGCCTCCAATACCGCTTGAAGAAATATCAAGTCAAATAG
- the nikB gene encoding nickel ABC transporter permease: MFGILVRRFIEVVMFVLTVTFISFLFVRLAPGDPVLSILQVDDVSITNEQVNELREELGFNEPLLVQYGHWFMNFIHLDFGRSYLTNQPVMEMIMSGLPATLELAIGGLLVMLIIALPLGSLAALHRGRLIDQLSRAVSLVGAAIPSFWLGLLLIDLFAVRLGALPTMGRDGLPSLILPSVTLGLAITSVYVRLLRSSLIDSLSQEFIRAARSRGISEMRIFFAHAFRYSLPPVITVFGVSLGSLIGGVVVIEVIFAYPGIGKMVVDSIRSRDYPVIQGYLLVMAIIIFMVNSAVDLTYRYVNPELRLKERNQRKWS, encoded by the coding sequence ATGTTTGGCATTTTAGTTAGGCGATTCATTGAGGTCGTGATGTTTGTCCTTACGGTTACATTCATCTCCTTCCTGTTTGTCCGGCTTGCCCCGGGCGATCCGGTCCTATCGATACTTCAAGTGGATGATGTATCGATCACAAATGAACAGGTCAATGAGCTAAGGGAAGAATTGGGCTTCAATGAGCCGCTGCTCGTTCAGTATGGGCATTGGTTCATGAACTTCATTCACTTGGATTTCGGCCGTTCCTACCTTACGAACCAGCCTGTGATGGAGATGATCATGAGCGGTTTGCCTGCAACACTGGAGCTGGCAATCGGGGGATTGCTTGTCATGCTTATCATAGCACTTCCTTTAGGTTCTCTTGCTGCTTTGCACAGGGGGCGCTTGATCGATCAGCTAAGCCGGGCCGTTTCTTTAGTAGGTGCCGCCATACCCAGCTTTTGGCTAGGACTGCTTTTGATTGATCTTTTTGCGGTGCGCTTGGGGGCCCTTCCTACGATGGGGAGGGACGGACTCCCTTCCTTGATTCTGCCGTCCGTCACTTTGGGGCTCGCCATCACCAGCGTATACGTCCGCTTGCTGCGCTCAAGTTTGATTGATTCGCTTAGTCAGGAGTTCATCAGGGCTGCCCGATCAAGGGGGATTTCCGAAATGAGGATATTCTTTGCTCATGCATTTCGCTATAGCTTGCCTCCGGTCATTACCGTATTCGGTGTCAGCCTTGGCAGCTTAATCGGCGGTGTAGTCGTAATCGAGGTGATCTTCGCCTATCCAGGCATAGGCAAGATGGTGGTGGACTCGATCCGGTCGCGGGATTACCCGGTCATCCAAGGGTACCTATTGGTCATGGCCATCATTATATTCATGGTTAACAGTGCCGTTGATTTAACGTATCGGTATGTAAACCCTGAGCTTAGATTGAAGGAAAGGAATCAACGAAAATGGAGTTAA
- a CDS encoding FMN-dependent NADH-azoreductase, with the protein MGFLSRLFGNKETAAAENGKMAKVLFVKVNDRPADQAISSKMYDTFLKSYKESHRTDEVTELDLFKEDLPYYGNTAITGLYKRNQGLELTAEEEKAANLVDQYLNQFLAMDKVVFAFPLWNGTAPAPLITYLSYLSQAGKMFNYTAEGPVGYAGDKKIMLLNARGSDYALEGMAAGEMAVNLVKTIISLWGIKNPQTVVIEGHNQYTDRTQTIIGDGLQNVAKAAAAF; encoded by the coding sequence ATGGGTTTTTTAAGTAGGTTATTTGGAAATAAAGAAACAGCTGCAGCGGAAAATGGAAAGATGGCAAAAGTACTATTCGTGAAAGTGAACGATCGCCCCGCAGATCAGGCAATCAGCTCGAAAATGTATGACACTTTCTTAAAATCATATAAAGAGTCACACCGTACAGATGAAGTGACCGAATTGGATTTATTCAAAGAGGACCTTCCCTATTATGGCAATACAGCCATCACTGGGCTGTATAAACGCAATCAAGGGCTGGAACTGACAGCTGAAGAGGAAAAAGCGGCCAATCTGGTTGACCAATATTTAAATCAGTTCCTGGCGATGGATAAGGTGGTTTTCGCTTTCCCATTATGGAACGGAACAGCACCAGCACCGCTCATCACCTATCTCTCCTATTTGTCACAAGCCGGTAAAATGTTCAATTATACGGCGGAAGGTCCAGTTGGATATGCCGGCGATAAAAAAATCATGCTATTGAACGCCCGTGGCTCGGACTATGCCTTGGAAGGAATGGCGGCTGGCGAAATGGCTGTCAATTTGGTCAAGACTATTATCAGCTTATGGGGAATCAAAAATCCTCAAACAGTCGTCATTGAAGGTCACAACCAGTACACGGATCGGACACAAACAATCATCGGCGATGGCCTGCAAAACGTTGCAAAAGCTGCCGCAGCATTCTAA
- the nikC gene encoding nickel transporter permease — MELTIKEPFKRKGKKAVIFTVLALVLAVAAYTFLFLNHDPALVNLGERLSPSSPEHPLGTDHLGRDVLTRLLLGAQLTVGYGLVALFAAVIIGVPFGLISGFKGGVIDRIFMRVADAFLAFPDTIVAIVLSGLLGPGIENLLLAVVVVKWVNYARLVRSTVITERQKDYVIMAKVNGLSTCRIMKKHLFPHIIGNVLVLSSLDLGKIILLISSLSYIGLGAQPPAPEWGAMLNDARPYFQSNQSLMIYPGLAIVCVVFLSNILGDYFRDAFDVKKEVES; from the coding sequence ATGGAGTTAACGATCAAAGAACCATTCAAAAGGAAAGGGAAGAAGGCCGTCATTTTTACGGTGCTGGCTTTGGTATTAGCCGTTGCGGCCTACACTTTTCTGTTCCTGAACCATGATCCGGCGCTGGTCAATCTTGGAGAAAGGCTATCGCCGTCAAGTCCGGAACATCCATTGGGCACGGATCACCTTGGGCGTGATGTATTGACGCGTCTATTGCTTGGTGCCCAGCTGACGGTTGGCTATGGGCTTGTCGCCTTATTTGCCGCGGTTATCATCGGGGTTCCATTCGGGTTGATTTCCGGGTTTAAAGGCGGTGTGATCGACCGCATCTTCATGCGCGTGGCAGATGCGTTCCTGGCGTTTCCGGATACGATCGTGGCCATCGTGCTGAGTGGCCTTTTAGGACCGGGAATCGAAAATCTGCTGTTGGCGGTCGTGGTTGTGAAATGGGTGAATTATGCCCGGCTTGTGAGGAGCACAGTGATCACCGAGCGCCAGAAGGACTATGTCATCATGGCCAAGGTCAATGGACTAAGCACCTGTAGGATCATGAAAAAACATCTATTTCCGCACATCATCGGAAACGTGCTCGTCCTTTCAAGTCTCGATTTAGGCAAGATCATCTTGCTCATATCTTCCTTATCGTATATTGGGCTTGGTGCCCAGCCGCCAGCACCGGAGTGGGGGGCGATGCTGAACGATGCCCGCCCATACTTCCAATCCAATCAGTCCCTGATGATATATCCAGGGCTCGCCATCGTATGCGTCGTTTTTTTATCGAATATACTCGGCGATTATTTCCGCGATGCATTCGATGTGAAGAAGGAGGTGGAATCATGA